One segment of Halomonas sp. TD01 DNA contains the following:
- a CDS encoding CoA-acylating methylmalonate-semialdehyde dehydrogenase: MSVREIPMYIDGQPVMSQSQDWRDVVNPATQEVVARVPFCTAEEVERAIASAKTAFKEWRKVPLGKRMRIMLKLQALIRENTAELAALITEEHGKTLPDAEGEVGRGLEVVEHACSITSLQLGELAENAANEVDVYTMHQPLGVGAGITAFNFPIMLPCFMFPLAIATGNTFVLKPSEQDPSSTMRLVELAHEAGVPAGVLNVVHGGPDVANQIADHQDIKALSFIGSTHVGSLLYNRAAAAGKRMQSMMGAKNHCVVMPDANRSQAIDSLLGSAFGAAGQRCMANSVVVLVGEAREWLKDIEEGARSMKVGPGTQRDADLGPLVSPQAKERVERLITAGEKEGAKLLVDGRGCTVDGYPNGNFVGPTLFADVTADMTVYREEIFGPVLCVVSVVTLDEAIAFINANPNGNGTSIFTNSGWVARRFETDIDVGQIGINVPIPVPVAYFSFTGSRASKLGDLGPNGKQAITFWTQTKTVTARWFEPENVSSGINSTISLS; this comes from the coding sequence ATGTCTGTCCGTGAAATCCCTATGTATATCGATGGCCAGCCAGTCATGTCACAAAGCCAGGATTGGCGTGATGTGGTAAACCCTGCAACCCAAGAAGTGGTTGCCCGGGTGCCATTTTGTACCGCCGAAGAAGTGGAGCGTGCGATTGCCAGCGCTAAAACAGCTTTTAAAGAGTGGCGCAAAGTGCCGCTGGGCAAGCGCATGCGCATCATGCTTAAGCTTCAGGCACTAATCCGCGAAAATACCGCTGAATTAGCCGCGCTAATTACCGAAGAGCACGGTAAAACCCTGCCTGACGCTGAAGGTGAAGTGGGGCGCGGTCTAGAAGTCGTTGAGCACGCTTGTTCTATTACATCCTTGCAGTTGGGCGAGCTGGCGGAAAATGCCGCTAATGAAGTCGATGTCTATACCATGCACCAACCGTTGGGCGTTGGCGCGGGCATTACAGCTTTCAACTTCCCAATTATGTTGCCCTGCTTTATGTTCCCGCTGGCCATTGCAACGGGAAATACCTTTGTACTGAAACCGTCTGAGCAAGATCCCAGTTCCACGATGCGACTAGTTGAACTTGCCCATGAGGCGGGTGTCCCGGCAGGCGTTTTAAACGTGGTTCATGGCGGCCCTGATGTCGCCAACCAGATCGCCGACCACCAGGATATTAAAGCACTGTCGTTTATCGGCTCGACCCATGTGGGTTCCTTGCTTTACAACCGCGCTGCTGCTGCAGGCAAGCGTATGCAGTCGATGATGGGGGCTAAAAACCACTGTGTCGTCATGCCGGATGCCAACCGCAGTCAGGCGATTGATAGCCTCCTTGGCTCGGCGTTTGGTGCCGCTGGTCAGCGCTGCATGGCTAACTCGGTGGTGGTGCTAGTAGGCGAAGCTCGTGAGTGGCTGAAAGATATTGAGGAGGGCGCGCGTAGCATGAAAGTCGGCCCGGGCACTCAGCGCGATGCAGACCTGGGGCCGCTTGTCTCTCCCCAGGCGAAAGAGCGTGTTGAGCGCTTGATTACGGCGGGTGAAAAAGAGGGCGCTAAACTGCTGGTGGACGGCCGTGGTTGCACGGTAGATGGTTATCCAAACGGCAACTTTGTTGGCCCAACCCTGTTTGCCGACGTGACAGCAGATATGACGGTGTACCGGGAAGAGATTTTTGGCCCGGTGCTGTGCGTGGTCAGTGTGGTAACGCTGGATGAAGCGATTGCATTTATCAACGCTAACCCTAACGGCAATGGTACGTCGATATTTACTAATTCAGGCTGGGTAGCACGGCGCTTCGAAACTGATATTGACGTTGGCCAGATTGGTATCAACGTGCCGATTCCTGTCCCTGTTGCTTACTTCAGCTTTACGGGTTCGCGAGCTTCCAAGCTTGGCGACCTGGGGCCGAACGGCAAGCAGGCGATTACTTTCTGGACGCAAACCAAAACGGTCACCGCCCGCTGGTTTGAGCCAGAAAATGTATCTAGCGGTATTAATAGCACTATTTCGTTGAGCTAG
- a CDS encoding peroxidase-related enzyme (This protein belongs to a clade of uncharacterized proteins related to peroxidases such as the alkylhydroperoxidase AhpD.): MTNPLSRFHVPETLDALPDDIHDAILKVQEKAGFVPNVFLMLAHRPDEFRAFFSYHDALMERESDTLTKAEKEMIVVATSARNRCLYCVVAHGALLRIYSKDPLVADNVAINHLTAGLSERHRVMLDFAMHCGIEIGEFSSSWQTTLEQAGFTLEDCWDIGAIAAFFGMSNRLVTMAGTPPNEEFYLMGRLPR, translated from the coding sequence ATGACTAATCCACTTAGCCGCTTCCATGTGCCAGAAACGCTTGATGCACTGCCTGATGATATCCACGATGCGATACTGAAAGTTCAAGAAAAAGCTGGGTTTGTACCTAACGTGTTCTTGATGTTGGCTCATCGGCCTGATGAATTTCGTGCTTTTTTCTCCTACCACGATGCTTTGATGGAGCGTGAGTCCGATACGCTGACCAAAGCTGAGAAAGAGATGATTGTGGTGGCCACAAGTGCTCGCAATCGTTGCCTCTATTGTGTGGTTGCTCATGGAGCGCTATTGAGAATTTATAGTAAAGATCCCTTAGTTGCTGACAATGTCGCTATTAACCATCTGACGGCTGGGCTGAGCGAGCGTCATCGCGTAATGCTGGATTTTGCGATGCATTGCGGTATTGAGATTGGCGAGTTTTCTTCCTCGTGGCAAACAACATTAGAGCAGGCAGGTTTTACGCTAGAGGATTGTTGGGATATCGGCGCCATCGCTGCCTTTTTCGGCATGTCGAATCGGTTAGTTACCATGGCGGGTACTCCCCCTAACGAGGAGTTTTATTTGATGGGGCGCCTACCGCGTTAG
- a CDS encoding circularly permuted type 2 ATP-grasp protein: MVAPVSPTLLEFGSAGLVEDYFNQLGEGQPGIFDAMVDCHGRLRPGWESLLGSLETLGPEGRLQQQEEIQRLLAENGVIFNMHDDARRSWRLDPLPWVIDHAQWQALELGLIQRSRLLNALFDDIYGARSLFDTGLLPTQALLASPHLLLPCHGSQPSDRPAISFHGVDVIQDTEGQWRVIGDRLQAPSGTGFTLENRILMARALPEMYRNAPLKRLAGFLDNYHRTLTALAYQHRDNPNVVLLTPGPSSPRYFEHAYLANYLNIDLAEGQDLVVRDSQLWLRTLGGLQPVDVVLRHCDDAYCDPLELRGDSQLGVPGLLQAARAGGVAMSNALGVGILESSELADCLPALCEHLLGEKLLLPSANAATQPATAPVFDSQMQRLSPTTLNLRCFITRSASSVTTRGQQLSDYHVMPGGLAWVGAPGSPSLSSPIVKDVWVTANTPQPHVSQLRQARGPVVATRDGTDLPSRVAESLFWLGRYGERLDARARLLREALMRLMEVDQDEIADQLLDELLIALEITTLKKDGEGSKPLLVGFVQKRAALLAQFDDTDSQALQALFNQLLRNARSVRDHLGDDSWRVINQLRQRVSSFNSSLGASAARRACEGLSAQIAAFFGLCNETMPHHYGWRFMDIGRFLDRVLGLLSLLKFTLNAPHTPGLALWEVVLATTDNFTTYRRRYRSELHPEAILDLLLFDETNPRSVGYMLKRLERQMNRLPGSSSPYRNAERRLLIQANAALHLADIDRLNHLTDTPEAQEALAQLLDQLIEPLTALSDAISHSHFSHVERPRQLVSMELDA; the protein is encoded by the coding sequence ATGGTGGCCCCTGTCTCTCCCACGCTACTTGAGTTCGGCTCTGCCGGGCTTGTAGAAGATTACTTTAATCAGCTTGGCGAGGGACAGCCCGGCATTTTCGATGCCATGGTGGACTGTCATGGACGACTACGGCCCGGCTGGGAAAGCCTGTTAGGGTCACTGGAAACACTTGGCCCCGAGGGTCGTCTTCAACAGCAAGAAGAGATTCAGCGACTGCTGGCCGAAAATGGCGTCATCTTTAACATGCACGATGACGCCCGACGCTCATGGCGACTAGACCCTCTTCCCTGGGTCATCGACCACGCCCAGTGGCAAGCTCTCGAACTAGGATTGATCCAACGCAGCCGGCTGCTGAACGCACTCTTTGATGATATTTATGGCGCGCGTAGCCTGTTTGATACGGGTTTATTGCCTACCCAAGCATTACTCGCATCGCCGCATTTATTACTTCCCTGTCACGGTTCACAACCCAGTGACCGTCCGGCAATCAGTTTCCACGGTGTTGATGTCATTCAAGATACGGAAGGACAGTGGCGCGTCATTGGTGACCGCTTACAGGCCCCATCAGGCACAGGCTTCACCCTCGAAAATCGCATTTTAATGGCGCGAGCACTGCCTGAAATGTACCGCAATGCCCCCCTTAAGCGGCTGGCCGGCTTTCTCGACAATTATCACCGCACCCTGACGGCGCTTGCCTATCAACATCGCGACAACCCAAACGTCGTGCTGCTTACCCCTGGACCAAGCAGTCCGCGCTATTTTGAGCACGCGTATCTCGCTAACTATCTCAATATCGACCTTGCCGAGGGACAGGATTTAGTCGTCAGGGATTCACAGCTATGGCTACGTACGTTGGGCGGTTTACAGCCAGTGGATGTGGTATTGCGTCACTGCGACGATGCCTACTGTGACCCACTTGAACTTCGTGGCGACTCTCAGCTAGGCGTCCCCGGTTTACTACAGGCCGCCCGCGCTGGCGGTGTGGCGATGTCAAACGCACTCGGTGTGGGCATCTTGGAGTCATCCGAACTTGCCGATTGTCTGCCCGCCCTTTGCGAGCATTTGCTAGGCGAAAAGCTACTCCTGCCTAGTGCCAATGCCGCCACGCAACCGGCCACGGCGCCGGTATTTGATAGCCAAATGCAGCGTTTGTCGCCCACTACACTGAACTTGCGCTGTTTTATTACTCGCTCAGCGAGCAGTGTAACGACCCGAGGGCAGCAGCTCAGCGACTATCATGTTATGCCTGGCGGGTTAGCCTGGGTTGGAGCACCCGGCTCACCGTCATTAAGCAGCCCTATCGTGAAAGATGTCTGGGTCACAGCCAATACGCCACAGCCCCATGTTAGCCAGCTTCGCCAAGCCCGCGGCCCGGTGGTGGCCACTCGGGACGGCACTGACCTCCCTAGCCGGGTTGCCGAAAGCCTATTTTGGCTGGGTCGCTACGGCGAACGTCTGGACGCCAGAGCACGCTTGCTTCGTGAAGCGCTGATGCGATTAATGGAAGTTGACCAAGACGAGATAGCGGACCAGTTACTTGATGAGTTGCTGATAGCGTTGGAAATCACCACGCTCAAGAAGGATGGTGAAGGTTCCAAACCGCTGCTTGTTGGCTTTGTACAGAAACGCGCGGCGCTGCTCGCGCAGTTTGACGACACAGACTCCCAAGCCTTGCAAGCGCTGTTTAACCAGCTGCTTCGTAACGCTCGTAGCGTACGCGACCACTTAGGGGATGATTCTTGGCGCGTCATTAACCAGCTTCGCCAGCGCGTCAGCTCTTTTAATTCGAGCCTTGGTGCCAGTGCTGCGCGACGCGCCTGTGAAGGGCTTTCCGCACAAATAGCCGCCTTTTTTGGCCTGTGTAATGAAACCATGCCCCACCACTACGGCTGGCGGTTTATGGATATTGGACGCTTTCTAGATCGCGTTTTAGGCCTGCTATCGCTACTCAAATTCACGCTCAACGCGCCTCATACTCCGGGGCTGGCACTCTGGGAAGTAGTGCTGGCCACCACCGATAACTTTACCACTTACCGCAGGCGGTATCGCAGCGAACTGCACCCTGAGGCGATTCTAGATTTACTGCTATTTGATGAAACTAACCCTCGTTCGGTGGGTTACATGCTCAAACGTCTTGAGCGTCAAATGAACCGCTTACCAGGCAGCTCTTCTCCCTACCGTAACGCGGAGCGTCGCCTGTTAATCCAAGCCAATGCGGCGCTACATTTAGCCGATATTGATCGCCTCAATCACCTTACCGATACCCCCGAAGCACAAGAAGCGCTAGCGCAGTTGCTTGATCAACTAATTGAGCCGTTAACGGCACTTTCTGATGCCATCAGCCATAGCCATTTCAGTCATGTCGAGCGGCCACGCCAATTAGTTAGCATGGAGCTTGACGCATGA
- a CDS encoding transglutaminase family protein: MNYTLRHTTRYHYSAPVTLCHSEARVLPRETLHQECSVSELAISPLPRVQAERRDVFGNRVLYFAMEDVHQSLDVTVITQLNTQPLAPLPAFSPAWENVAEKLNSDSRFDMQLYRLDSPFIRRNDELAAFARSCFTPGRPLVESALALNQLIYDTFEYDPSFTTLATPLSDVLANRRGVCQDFAHLAIGALRSVGLAARYVSGYLETQPPPGQPRLVGADASHAWLATWIPDWGWLALDPTNGTIAGEQHPVLAWGRDYADVAPLKGVMNGGGEHQLEVEVDVMPVTAE; encoded by the coding sequence ATGAACTACACACTGCGGCACACCACGCGTTATCACTACAGCGCCCCCGTCACGCTATGCCATAGCGAAGCACGGGTGTTGCCACGCGAAACGCTGCATCAGGAGTGCAGTGTATCCGAGCTAGCCATCAGCCCACTGCCACGGGTTCAAGCAGAACGACGTGATGTATTCGGCAATCGTGTGCTTTATTTTGCGATGGAAGACGTTCACCAGTCCCTGGACGTGACGGTAATAACTCAACTCAATACCCAGCCGCTAGCTCCTCTGCCTGCCTTTTCTCCTGCGTGGGAAAACGTTGCCGAAAAGCTCAACAGCGATAGCCGCTTTGATATGCAGCTATACCGTCTGGACTCACCGTTTATTCGCCGTAACGATGAATTAGCTGCCTTTGCTCGTAGTTGCTTTACACCTGGCCGCCCACTCGTAGAGAGCGCGCTGGCGCTCAACCAACTGATTTACGATACCTTCGAGTACGACCCTAGTTTCACTACGCTGGCGACCCCGTTAAGCGATGTACTGGCTAACCGCCGTGGGGTGTGCCAGGACTTTGCTCACCTAGCGATTGGAGCACTGCGTTCAGTGGGTTTGGCCGCACGCTACGTCAGCGGTTATCTGGAAACTCAGCCGCCTCCCGGCCAGCCACGCTTAGTGGGCGCAGACGCCTCTCATGCTTGGTTAGCCACTTGGATTCCCGACTGGGGCTGGCTGGCACTCGACCCCACCAATGGCACCATCGCTGGCGAACAGCACCCCGTGCTCGCCTGGGGGCGTGACTATGCGGATGTCGCGCCGTTAAAGGGCGTCATGAACGGCGGCGGCGAACATCAGCTAGAGGTAGAAGTGGATGTCATGCCAGTTACCGCTGAATAA
- a CDS encoding sodium:solute symporter, whose protein sequence is MPYLTSAVLGAALFCFAFLGLRARHVQGSLDDYVTARNSQTASTLGFSFLASGMGAWILFAPPEIGAFVGPVALSGYALGSALPFIVLGLYGPKIRRALPEGRSIAEFAHACYGKGVRHWVLLVSVAYMGCFLAAELTAIGAITALLSDVPPALVIIGVALTTLVYTVIGGLRASLATDRWQAWLLLALLLAVGSVAIWRLPTMPNDAVMPSIPIASALSVALTLVIAVTAANLFHQGYWQRVWAAQDDQSLGRGAWLGGGMTVMVVMVIGGVGMMAAMSGASLGDPPIPFFALLTDAPAWVALPALVLAVTLVTSSVDTLQNGIASLIVGRGGERHTASLTTARWITVAMMVPVVLIALQGLSVLRLFLIADLLCAAIVVPVLLGLWQRMTPIAAIGGGMAGLVGAILPGWLSQGSIAAGIMAATFPGSIPTLGPFLGALLASIVVSVTLAYLPNRQSVRP, encoded by the coding sequence ATGCCTTACCTAACGTCAGCCGTACTTGGTGCGGCGCTATTTTGTTTTGCTTTTTTGGGCCTGCGTGCACGCCATGTGCAGGGGTCACTCGATGACTATGTCACGGCACGGAACTCACAAACTGCGTCCACGCTAGGGTTTTCATTCTTAGCATCGGGAATGGGCGCTTGGATCCTGTTTGCACCGCCTGAAATTGGTGCTTTTGTTGGTCCGGTGGCACTGTCGGGATATGCGCTGGGCTCTGCGCTGCCGTTTATCGTATTGGGGTTGTACGGGCCAAAAATTCGTCGTGCATTGCCTGAGGGCAGAAGCATCGCTGAATTTGCCCATGCTTGTTATGGCAAAGGTGTGCGTCATTGGGTGTTACTGGTGTCCGTGGCCTACATGGGCTGTTTTTTAGCAGCGGAGCTAACGGCGATTGGCGCTATTACAGCGCTACTTTCTGATGTGCCCCCCGCGCTGGTGATTATTGGCGTTGCGCTCACAACCTTGGTGTATACGGTAATCGGTGGGCTACGAGCAAGTCTTGCAACGGATCGCTGGCAGGCATGGCTTTTGCTAGCCCTGTTATTAGCCGTAGGTAGCGTTGCGATATGGCGGCTGCCAACGATGCCGAATGACGCAGTAATGCCCTCTATTCCCATCGCAAGTGCGCTCAGCGTTGCCTTGACGCTCGTGATTGCGGTGACAGCCGCCAATCTGTTTCACCAAGGCTATTGGCAGCGTGTATGGGCTGCCCAGGATGATCAGAGCTTAGGTCGAGGCGCTTGGCTAGGCGGTGGTATGACCGTAATGGTTGTGATGGTGATTGGCGGTGTCGGCATGATGGCCGCTATGAGCGGTGCTTCGTTAGGAGATCCGCCGATTCCCTTCTTTGCGCTGTTAACAGATGCGCCTGCCTGGGTAGCGCTGCCTGCGTTGGTACTGGCAGTGACGCTAGTGACCTCAAGTGTCGATACGCTGCAAAACGGTATAGCGTCGCTAATTGTAGGGCGTGGCGGCGAACGTCATACGGCTTCCTTAACCACCGCAAGGTGGATAACGGTAGCAATGATGGTGCCGGTGGTGCTGATTGCGCTGCAAGGATTGTCAGTACTGCGACTCTTCTTGATAGCAGACTTACTTTGCGCTGCCATCGTGGTGCCTGTGTTACTTGGCCTGTGGCAACGAATGACGCCAATTGCAGCGATTGGTGGCGGCATGGCTGGGTTAGTGGGGGCCATACTGCCGGGTTGGCTAAGTCAGGGAAGTATTGCTGCTGGCATCATGGCGGCTACCTTTCCTGGCAGTATTCCAACGCTAGGGCCTTTTTTAGGGGCGCTGCTGGCGTCTATCGTTGTCAGCGTTACACTGGCCTACCTGCCTAATCGTCAAAGCGTTAGGCCGTAA
- a CDS encoding circularly permuted type 2 ATP-grasp protein: MSQVNWNNYACRDYYDELLAAPGKPRASADELCNMLARFSAEELAERKTAAEIAIRTMGITFTVYSEGAMIDRAWPFDIVPRIIPASEWRKTEAGLKQRVQALNLFIDDLYHDQKVIKDKVLPAEVLAQSVNFRPQCVGINPPHGIWAHICGSDLVRGGDGTLYVLEDNLRIPSGVSYMLENRNVTKRVLPELFASGKILPVDDYVAQLYDMLASMSPRPGDDPQVVVLTPGIYNSAYFEHAYLAQQMGVELVQGSDLLVDDDDVVYMRTVEGLRRVDVIYRRVDDEFLDPEAFNPDSMLGVAGLMRAWRAGKVALANAPGAGVADDKVVYAFVPEIIRYYLDQEPLLPNVPSYLCMFEDDRNYVLEHLDELVVKPANESGGYGMLIGPRSTKETRDEFARLIKANPRNYMAQPTLALSTTPTLANGLPQPRHVDLRPFILSGPETHVTTGGLTRVALVEGSLVVNSSQGGGSKDTWIVETDENAAAAAEQEGV, from the coding sequence ATGAGCCAAGTGAATTGGAATAACTATGCGTGCCGTGACTATTACGATGAGTTACTAGCGGCACCAGGCAAGCCACGTGCCTCGGCTGATGAGCTGTGCAATATGTTGGCAAGGTTTAGTGCGGAAGAGTTGGCAGAGCGTAAAACCGCGGCAGAAATTGCCATCCGCACCATGGGAATTACGTTTACTGTTTATTCAGAGGGCGCCATGATTGACCGAGCATGGCCCTTTGATATCGTGCCGCGAATCATTCCTGCTAGTGAATGGCGTAAAACTGAAGCTGGTTTAAAGCAACGTGTTCAAGCGCTTAATCTTTTTATTGACGACCTTTATCACGATCAAAAAGTAATTAAAGACAAAGTGTTACCTGCTGAAGTGCTGGCTCAATCGGTTAACTTCCGTCCTCAGTGTGTCGGTATTAATCCTCCTCATGGCATTTGGGCGCATATTTGCGGATCCGACTTAGTACGTGGTGGTGATGGCACGCTTTATGTGCTGGAAGATAATTTGCGTATTCCCTCTGGGGTTTCGTACATGCTTGAAAACCGCAACGTGACCAAACGCGTGCTGCCTGAGTTATTTGCGTCCGGCAAAATCCTTCCCGTGGATGATTACGTTGCCCAGCTATATGACATGTTGGCGTCGATGTCGCCTCGCCCCGGCGATGATCCACAAGTGGTGGTGCTAACGCCTGGTATCTATAACTCCGCCTACTTCGAACACGCCTACCTTGCTCAGCAAATGGGCGTTGAGCTCGTGCAGGGTAGCGACTTATTGGTAGATGACGACGACGTGGTTTATATGCGCACGGTTGAAGGGCTGCGTCGCGTTGATGTGATTTATCGCCGTGTAGACGACGAATTTCTTGATCCTGAGGCGTTTAATCCAGATTCAATGCTTGGGGTAGCGGGGCTAATGCGCGCCTGGCGGGCAGGGAAAGTGGCGTTAGCCAATGCGCCAGGAGCTGGGGTCGCCGACGATAAAGTCGTTTATGCCTTTGTACCCGAAATCATTCGCTATTATCTCGACCAAGAGCCGTTGCTGCCAAACGTGCCTAGCTATTTGTGTATGTTTGAAGATGATCGCAACTATGTACTGGAGCACCTGGATGAATTGGTCGTGAAGCCAGCGAATGAGTCTGGCGGCTATGGCATGCTGATTGGCCCACGCTCCACTAAAGAAACCCGCGACGAATTTGCTCGGTTGATTAAAGCCAATCCCCGTAACTATATGGCTCAGCCTACCCTGGCACTTTCCACCACCCCCACGTTGGCGAATGGCTTGCCGCAGCCGCGTCACGTAGACCTTCGCCCGTTTATTCTTTCCGGTCCAGAAACCCATGTGACCACCGGTGGCTTGACCCGGGTTGCCTTGGTGGAGGGCTCATTGGTAGTGAACTCTTCTCAAGGTGGCGGCAGTAAAGATACCTGGATTGTTGAAACCGATGAGAACGCGGCGGCTGCCGCTGAGCAGGAAGGAGTCTAG
- a CDS encoding alpha-E domain-containing protein translates to MLSRVAENLYWMARYIERAEDTARLLSVNSHLMLDLPRHLPLGWAPLIEMTGTLEAFNERHSSFDERSVVHFLCADAQNGSSILAALASARENLRTTRDVVPREIWEEVNQLYLSVAEHAENGVSPRRRDTFLKSVIRGCQTLTGLIEGTLSYGPARTFIKLGRHLERADMTTRIVDVRSASLLPQNPEELLPFENLQWMSVLKSLTAYQMYRQQVRLRVRGPDVLRFLLQDPNLPRSIACSLETVGHELQLLPRQDRVAATVSLVRADVVDADIQALAHSPSKLHDFVDELQIGFASIHDTLSATYFVNSDGVPRLSQRQSQSQVGDDDND, encoded by the coding sequence ATGCTGTCACGCGTAGCTGAAAACCTCTATTGGATGGCGCGTTACATCGAACGGGCCGAAGATACTGCTCGACTGCTGAGCGTTAATAGCCACTTAATGCTGGATTTGCCACGCCATTTGCCCCTGGGCTGGGCGCCGTTGATTGAAATGACCGGCACGTTGGAAGCATTTAATGAGCGCCATTCAAGCTTTGATGAACGTAGCGTGGTGCACTTTTTGTGTGCCGATGCGCAAAATGGCAGCTCTATTTTGGCCGCCTTAGCGAGCGCCCGAGAAAACCTGCGTACCACCCGTGATGTCGTGCCGAGGGAGATCTGGGAAGAGGTCAATCAACTCTATCTTAGCGTTGCAGAGCACGCGGAAAATGGCGTTAGTCCACGGCGGCGTGACACCTTTTTGAAAAGCGTGATTCGTGGCTGCCAAACATTGACTGGTTTAATTGAAGGAACGCTCAGTTATGGCCCCGCTCGAACCTTCATTAAACTGGGGCGACATTTAGAGCGGGCAGACATGACCACCCGCATTGTCGATGTTCGTTCAGCCAGCCTACTGCCGCAAAATCCTGAAGAGCTACTGCCGTTTGAAAATCTACAGTGGATGAGTGTGTTGAAGTCGCTCACCGCGTATCAAATGTATCGTCAGCAAGTCCGTTTGCGGGTGCGTGGACCCGATGTGCTGCGCTTTTTATTGCAAGATCCTAATCTTCCACGCTCTATTGCCTGTAGCTTGGAAACGGTGGGGCACGAGCTTCAGCTGTTACCCAGGCAGGATCGCGTGGCAGCAACGGTATCGCTTGTACGGGCAGATGTGGTGGACGCTGACATTCAGGCCCTAGCCCATTCACCAAGCAAGCTACACGACTTTGTGGATGAGCTGCAGATTGGTTTCGCTTCGATTCACGACACGCTAAGCGCAACCTACTTTGTTAATAGTGACGGGGTCCCCCGTTTGTCACAGCGCCAATCGCAAAGCCAAGTGGGGGATGACGATAACGATTAA
- a CDS encoding zinc-binding metallopeptidase family protein, which translates to MQTFSCRCGNSLFFENTHCLACESEVGWCPACTHIVALEPLLNGGYRCTHPGCGSALMKCHNYAVENVCNRMVVKAEGYADTLCDCCRYNEMTPDLNISGNRERWAALEAAKRRLFHTLDLLELPHGISRENIRVPLSFSFMADALPDQGLWRSIASQEKVYTGHANGHITINVKEADDVERERLRVDLNESHRTLIGHFRHEIGHYYWDLLVKGLDENACRQVFGDHNNPTYGNALERYYQQGTPANWASQFISAYATMHPWEDFAETFAFYLDMVAVLDTALHMGVSRAEHDGTLDGMLRAFHQVGMAVNELNRDMGLLDLAPGVIAPAVREKLTYLHRLIQNANASPRA; encoded by the coding sequence ATGCAGACCTTTAGTTGCCGCTGTGGCAATTCGCTATTTTTTGAAAACACGCATTGCTTGGCCTGCGAATCCGAGGTTGGCTGGTGCCCTGCCTGCACGCATATTGTGGCACTTGAGCCGTTACTGAATGGGGGCTACCGCTGCACTCACCCAGGCTGCGGGTCAGCCCTAATGAAGTGCCACAACTATGCGGTTGAGAATGTGTGCAACCGCATGGTGGTGAAGGCCGAGGGATATGCCGATACGTTGTGCGATTGCTGTCGCTATAATGAAATGACTCCCGACCTCAATATCAGTGGCAACCGGGAACGCTGGGCGGCGCTTGAAGCCGCCAAGCGACGGCTATTTCACACGCTTGATTTATTAGAGCTTCCCCACGGCATTAGCAGGGAAAATATTCGTGTCCCGCTTAGCTTTTCGTTTATGGCGGATGCTCTGCCCGACCAAGGGCTTTGGCGCTCTATCGCTAGCCAAGAGAAAGTTTATACCGGCCACGCCAACGGCCATATCACCATCAATGTAAAAGAAGCCGACGACGTTGAACGCGAGCGTCTGAGGGTTGATCTGAATGAGTCCCACCGCACACTGATCGGCCACTTCCGGCATGAAATTGGTCATTACTACTGGGATTTACTGGTCAAGGGCCTAGATGAAAACGCTTGCCGCCAAGTGTTTGGAGACCATAACAACCCTACCTACGGTAACGCATTAGAGCGGTACTACCAGCAAGGTACGCCGGCCAATTGGGCATCCCAGTTTATTTCCGCATACGCCACCATGCACCCGTGGGAAGACTTTGCTGAAACCTTTGCCTTTTACTTGGATATGGTGGCCGTACTCGATACGGCACTGCATATGGGGGTTTCCCGCGCCGAGCATGATGGCACGCTGGACGGCATGCTAAGGGCGTTTCACCAAGTAGGCATGGCGGTTAACGAACTTAACCGTGATATGGGCCTGCTTGATTTAGCGCCAGGGGTCATTGCGCCTGCTGTGCGTGAGAAGCTGACGTATCTGCATCGACTGATTCAGAACGCGAACGCCAGCCCCCGTGCTTAA